CCGCACGCCCGCCGGTAGACTCGGCCACCGGCCGGGCGCACCCCGTGACGGGAGGTCGCGCCGCAGCACGCGGAGCAGTCGAGGGGACAGAGCAGTGGGCATTGTCGTGCAGAAGTACGGCGGGTCGTCGGTGGCGGACGCCGACGGCATCAAGCGGGTGGCCCAGCGCATCGTCAACACCAAGAAGCAGGGCCACGAGGTCGTCGTGGTCGTCTCGGCGATGGGCGACACCACCGACGACCTGCGCGACCTCGCCGAGCAGGTGACGCCGCTGCCGCCGCCGCGTGAGCTCGACATGCTGCTGACCGCCGGTGAGCGCATCTCGATGGCGCTGCTGGCCATGGCGGTCTCGTCGCTGGGCCACGAGGCGCAGTCCTTCACCGGCTCCCAGGCCGGCGTGATCACAGACTCGGTGCACGGCAAGGCCAAGATCATCGACATCACGCCGGGGCGCATCAAGAGCGCCATCGACGAGGGCCACGTCGCCATCGTGGCCGGCTTCCAGGGTGTCTCGCAGGACACCAAGGACGTCACCACCCTGGGCCGTGGTGCCTCCGACACGACCGCCGTCGCCCTCGCGGCCGCGCTGGGCGCGGAGGTCTGCGAGATCTACACCGACGTGGCCGGCGTCTTCACCGCCGACCCGCGCATCGTGCCCGCGGCCCGCAAGCTGGACCGCGTCTCCCACGAGGAGATGCTGGAGATGGCCGCCTCGGGCGCCAAGATCCTGCACCTGCGCTGCGTCGAGTACGCGCGCCGCTACGACGTCCCGATCCACGTGCGCACCTCCTTCGACACCATCGAAGGCACCTGGATCCTCCCCGACACCGCAGACACCGAAGGAGACACCGTGGAGCAGGCGATCATCGCGGGCGTGGCCCACGACCGGTCCGAGGCCAAGATCACCGTCGTCGGCGTGCCCGACAAGGTCGGCGAGGCCGCCCGCATCTTCGAGGTGCTGGCCGGCTCCGAGGTCAACATCGACATGGTCGTGCAGAACGTCTCGGCAGCGGCCACCGCACGCACCGACATCTCCTTCACCCTGCCCCGCGAGGACGGCCAGAACGCCATGGCCGCGCTGGCGAAGATCCAGGACGAGGTCGGCTACGACAAGCTGCTCTTCGACGACCGGGTCGGCAAGGTCTCGCTCATCGGCGCCGGCATGCGCAGCCACCCGGGTATCACCGCGAAGTTCTTCGCCTCGCTCGCCGCCGCGGGCGTCAACATCGAGATGATCTCGACCTCGGAGATCCGCATCTCCGTCATCGTCGACGAGGGTCAGATCGACACCGCCGTCCGTGCGACGCACACCGCCTTCGACCTCGACGCCGACGAGGTCGAGGCCGTCGTCTACGGCGGGACCGGCCGATGAGCGGCCTGCGCATCGGCGTCGTCGGCGCCACCGGCCAGGTCGGCGTCGCGATGCGCCAGATCCTCGCCGAGCGCGACTTCCCCGTCGAGGAGATCCGCTTCTTCTCCTCGCCCCGCAGCGCCGGCAAGGTCCTGGACTACCGCGGCACCGAGGTCGTCGTCGAGGACGCCGACTCCGCCGACCCGACCGGGCTCGACGTCGCGCTGTTCTCCGCGGGCGCCACCGCCTCGCGGGCGCTGGTGCCCCGCTTCGTCGAGGCCGGCGTGATCGTCGTCGACAACTCCTCCGCCTTCCGCAAGGACCCGGCCATCCCGCTGGTCGTCTCCGAGGTCAATCCCGAGGCCGCCCGCGAGGTCATCGAGACCGGGCGCGGCATCATCGCCAACCCCAACTGCACCACCATGGCCGCGATGCCGGTGCTCAAGCCGCTCCACGACGAGGCCGGCCTGGTGCGCTTGGTCGCCTCGACGTACCAGGCCGTCTCGGGCTCCGGCGTCGCCGGTGTCGAGGAGCTCGCCACCGGCATCGAGGCCGCCGGCGAGAAGGCCCGTGAGCTGGCCTACGACGGCGAGGCCGTGGCCTTCCCCGAGCCGGGCGTCTACCGGCGTACCATCGCCCACAACGTGCTGCCCTTCGCCGGCAACCTCGTCGACGACGGCCTGAACGAGACCGACGAGGAGCAGAAGCTCCGCCACGAGTCCCGCAAGATCCTCGGGCTCCCCGGGCTGAAGGTCTCCGGCATCTGCGTGCGCGTCCCGGTCTTCACCGGCCACTCGCTGGCGATCAACGCCGAGTTCGAGCGGGCCCTGTCGCCCGAGCGGGCCACCGAGCTGCTCGCGGGCGCCCCGGGCGTCGAGCTGAGCGAGATCCCCACCCCGCTGCAGGCCGCGGGCAAGGACCCGTCGTACGTCGGTCGCATCCGTGCCGACGAGGGCGTCGACGGTGGCCGCGGGCTGGCGCTGTTCATCAGCAACGACAACCTGCGCAAGGGTGCGGCGCTCAACACCGTGCAGATCGCCGAGCTGGTGGCGGCCTCCCGCGCCTGAGCAGGTCACACCCACGAAGACGGGGCGTCCGGATCGATCCGGACGCCCCGTCCTCGTCGGTGCTCAGCCCTCGGCAGGCTCGATGACGCTGGTGGTCACCCAGTGCGACAGCAGGAAGGTCGACACGGTGATCACGGGGATCACGATGACCATCCACCACTCGTCGAGCACGTCGACCAGGAACAGCAGCGACAGCACGCACGTCAGTCCCACGGCCAGGAAGCTGGTGCTCATCGGGTCGGGGACGCGCGCGAGGCGCAGCAGCGTGCCGCCGAGCAGGACCATCGCCACCATGACGGCCACGAGGAGCACGAAACCGGGGCCTCCGCCGCAGGTCGAGACGCCGCGCACGCTCTCGCACAGCCGCAGCGACCCGGCGGTGAGCAGCACGACGAGCAGGCCCACGACCAGGCCGGTGACCCCGGCGGCGACCCGGCCGTCGATCGACAGCGGCGCGCGCGGGGGCTTGGCCGCCGGCGACGGGGTCGGGGCGGGGGCCGTGGCCACCGGAGCGGGTGCCGGGGCCGCTGCGGGCTCGGGCGCGGTGCCGCGGCGGGCGGGAGCGGCCGCGGGCGTGGGGTCGAGGACGACGGTCTGCTCGGTCTCCGCGACCGGCTCAGCGGGCTCCGGGAGCGGCATGACCGCCTGCGGTGCCGCCTCCGGAGCGGCCGCCGGGCTCGGGTCGGTGCCGGGCGCGGCGTCGCTGGAGGTGTCCGGGCCGGGCTGGTCGGTGCCGGAGGTGTCCGGGCCGGGTTGGTCGGCCGCTCGTCCCTTGCGACGACCGAACAGCCTCCCGAGGCTCGGGGCCTCCAGGGAGGGTGCGTCGTCGGGGCGCTGGTCGTCAGGCATGGGCCGAATCATGTCACGGGCCACCCACCGTCCCGGCCAGAAGGACATCGTCCGAACGGTCAGAAGAGACCCGGAGCAACCCCCCTCGCCGGACGGCGAGGGGGAAGCACAAGGGCCCGGATCCTGGAGCGGATCCGGGCCCTGCTGTCGGGCTGACAGGATTTGAACCTGCGGCCTCCTCGTCCCGAACGAGGCGCGCTACCAAGCTGCGCCACAGCCCGATCGGACCCGCCGTGGTGGCCAGGTCCGCGAGGGAGCATAGCCGAGCGCCCTCAGCCCTCCCCAATCGGGACCAGGGTCAGCAGCACGGCCTCGGGCCGGCAGGCGATCCGCACCCGCGCGTACGGCGAGGTGCCCAGGCCGGCGCCGACGTGCATCCACGTGGAGCCCGGCTGCCCGGGCGCGGAGTCGGCGGGGTGCCGGTGCACGCCGCGGGCACGGGCCGGCTCCAGGTCGCAGTTGGTGGTCAGCGCCCGACCACCCGGCAGGCACACCTGCCCGCCGTGGGTGTGGCCGGCCAGCACGGCGTCGTACCCGTCGCGGGCCAACGCGTCCAGCACCCGCAGGTACGGCGCGTGCGTGACGCCCAGGCGCAGGTCCGCCTCCGGGTCGGCCGGCCCGGCGACGTCGTCGAGGCGGTCGTAGCCCAGGTGCGGGTCGTCGACGCCCGCGAACGCCAGGTCCAGCTCGCCCACCCGCAGGCGACCACGGGTGTTGGTGAGGTCGAGCCACCCGGCGTCGGTGAACGAGCGCGACAGCTCGCGCCAGGGCAGCTCCGGGACGTCGGTGTGCCGCTTCCCGTCGTCGGGCAGCAGGTAGCCCACGGGGTTGCGGAAGGACGGCTCGAAGTAGTCGTTGCTGCCGTGGACGAAGACGCCGGGCACGTCGAGGAGGGGTCCGAGCGAGTCCCTGACGACAGGAACGGCGTCCCGGTGGGCCAGGTTGTCCCCGGTGTCGACCACGAGGTCGGGTCGCAGCCCCGCCAGCCCCGCGAGCCACTCCTGCTTGGCCCGCTGACCCGGCGTCATGTGCAGGTCGGTCAGGTGCAGCAGCCGCAGCGGCCGCGCACCGGCCGGCAGCACCGGCAGGGTGCGCTCGCGCAGCACGTAGCGACGTGCCTCCCAGGCGGCGTACGCCGTCGTCGCGGCTCCCACCGCGAGCCCACCCAGCACCGACCGGTGCAGGAGCCGGGCCGCACGTCGGGCCGGAGGGGAATCTGGGGTGAGGGCCACACCGTCAGGCTGCCACAATGGCGGGCATGAGCAGCCTCAAGGATCGCCTCCGTGCCGACCTCACCACCGCCATGAAGGCCCGCGACGAGCTGCGCTCCTCCACGCTGCGGATGGTACTGGCCGCGGTGACCAACGCCGAGGTCGCCGGCAAGACCGCCAAGACCCTCACCGACGACGAGGTCATCGGTGTCCTCACCAGCGAGACCAAGAAGCGCCGCGAGGCGGCGGCCGCCTTCGCCGACGGAGGTCGCGCCGAGAGCGCCGAACGGGAGAAGGCCGAGGCCGAGGTGATCGCGGAGTACCTCCCCGAGCAGCTCAGCGACGCCGAGGTCGCGGACATCGTCAGCGCCGCCATCGAGTCCACCGGCGCGGGCGCGGAGGGGATGAAGGCGATGGGCAAGGTGATGGGCGTGGTCCAGCCCCAGGTCAGGGGCCGCGCCGACGGCGGGGCCGTCGCTGCGGAGGTACGCCGCCAACTCGGCGCCTGAGCCCCCCGCCCGCGGGCACGGGGCCGCTCAGGTCGGGGCCGCTCGAGGCCGGTCCGGGGCCGACGCGGCGCCCGTGGGTCAGCGACCGTTCCCGCGACCGTTGCCCCGACCGTTGCCGTTGCCGTTGCCGTTGCCGTTGCCGTTGTTCTTCTTGTCGTTGTTGTTGCCCGACGGCTTGGCCGGCTTCGGGGGACGGCCGTTGGACTGGTAGAGCGTCACCGAGGAGCTGGACGGCACGACGGCGCCACCGCCCGGGCTCGAGTAGGCGACCAGGCCCTCGGCGTACCCGCTGTTGACGTAGCCGCCGTAGGAGACCAGGAAGCCGGCGTCCTCGAGCTGGCGCGTGGCGCTGTCGACGCTCAGCCCGGCCACGGACGGCACCGTGGTCGGGACCCCCGCGACGTCGGAGGCACTGGGCGCCACGAAGTCCTCGTTGGGCAGCTCGCCCATGATGTTGCGCATCGCGGTGCCCCAGATGGGGGCGGCGAAGCCGGAGCCGGAGGCCGAGGAGATGTAGTTGGGGCCGACGGTCTGGCCGGTGAGGCTGATCGGGGTGCCGGACTGGTTGGCGCCGGCGATCATCGCCGCGGCGGCCATCTTCGGCGTGTACCCGACGAACCAGACCGACTTGCCGTCCTGCGTCGTGCCGGTCTTGCCGGCCGCAGGGCTGTCGAGCTGCCAGGCGGAGGCGAAGCCGCCGGGCTCGATCACGCCACGGAGCACGTCGTTGACGGCGTCGGCGGTGGAGTTCTCCATCACCTGACGGCACTTGGAGGGGTACTCCTTGAGCGTGTTGCCCGCGATGTCCTCGATGGCGGTCACCGGTCGCGAGGTGCAGTGCAGGCCGCGGGCGGCGAAGGTCGCGTAGGCCTCGGCCATCTCCAGCGGGCTAACGCTGGCGACGCCGAGGGCGAAGGAGGGCACCATCCACTTGTCGGCGTCGTCGAGCCCCACGACGCCCATCTGCTTGGCCAGCTTGTAGGGCTTGCACAGGCCGGTCTGCTGCGAGAGCGCGATGTAGAAGGTGTTCACCGAGCGCTGGGTGCCGGTGTAGAGGTTGAACGTGCCCTCGCCGGTGGAGTTGCTGACGGGGTAGTCCTGGGTCGAGGCGTAGTTCTGCCCGTCGCAGACCTTGAACTCGTTCTGCTGGAAGGTCCGGGTCTGGGGAGCCTGGATCTGGGTGTTGAGCGCGATGCCCTGCTCCACCGCGGCGGCCAGGACGAACGCCTTGAACGTCGAGCCGGGCTGGAAGCCGCCGGAGTCGCCGTACTTCCTCGGCACCGTGTAGTTGAGGTAGGTCTGCCCGGCGTCGCGGTCGGCACCCATCGGGCGGGACTGGGCCAGTGCCCGCACCTCGCCGGTGCCGGGCTCGACCATGGCGAGGGCGCCGATGGCGTTGTTGCGGGGGTAGACGCGCTCGCGGACGGCCGTGTCGGCGCCACGCTGGTAGTCGAGGTCCAAGGTGGTGCGGATGGTCAGGCCGCCGGTGTTGAGGAGGCTGCGGCGCTCCTTCTTGTTGGCACCCAGCGCGTCGTCCTTGAGCAACCACTGGATGACGTAGTCGCAGAAGAAGGGAGCGGCCGAGAACACGCACCCGTTGCTGAACTTCTGCACGTCCAGCTTCAGGGGCTTGGACTGGAGCCGGTCGACCCGCTTGGCGTTGAGGATGCCGACGTCGTTCATCCGCTGCAGCACGACGTTGCGGCGCTGCAGGGCCCGCTCGGGGTTGTCGGTGGGGTCGTAGCCCTCGGGATTGCGCACGAGGCCGGCGAGCGTGGCCGACTGCAGGATGTTGAGCTTGCTGGCGTTGGTGTTGAAGAAGTGCTTGGCCGCGGACTGGATGCCGTAGGCGCCGTCGCCGAAGTAGGCGATGTTGAGGTAGCGCTCGAGGATCCAGTCCTTGGTGTGGTTCTGCTCCAGCGCGACGGCGTAGCGCAGCTCCTTGAGCTTGCGGGCGTAGGTGTCGTCGATGGCCGCCGCCCGCTCCTCGTCGGTCGTGGCCTGGTTGACCAGGGTCTGCTTGACCAGCTGCTGGGTGATCGACGACCCGCCCTGCACCGTGCCGTCCTGCGCGGCGTTGGTGATGAAGGCCCGCAGCGTGCCCTGCAGGTCCAGGGCGCCGTGCTGGTAGAACCGGGCGTCCTCGACGGCCACGATCGCCTTGACCATCTTGCGCGAGACCTGGGTGAGCGGCACCTCCACCCGGTTCTGGTCGTAGAGGGTGGCCAGCACGTTCCCGTCGACGTCGAGGATGGTGGAGCGCTGCGAGAGCTGCTCGGTCTCCAGCTCCTCGGGCAGGTTGTCCATGGTGTCGGCGACGTTGC
This genomic window from Nocardioides marinus contains:
- a CDS encoding aspartate kinase, whose protein sequence is MGIVVQKYGGSSVADADGIKRVAQRIVNTKKQGHEVVVVVSAMGDTTDDLRDLAEQVTPLPPPRELDMLLTAGERISMALLAMAVSSLGHEAQSFTGSQAGVITDSVHGKAKIIDITPGRIKSAIDEGHVAIVAGFQGVSQDTKDVTTLGRGASDTTAVALAAALGAEVCEIYTDVAGVFTADPRIVPAARKLDRVSHEEMLEMAASGAKILHLRCVEYARRYDVPIHVRTSFDTIEGTWILPDTADTEGDTVEQAIIAGVAHDRSEAKITVVGVPDKVGEAARIFEVLAGSEVNIDMVVQNVSAAATARTDISFTLPREDGQNAMAALAKIQDEVGYDKLLFDDRVGKVSLIGAGMRSHPGITAKFFASLAAAGVNIEMISTSEIRISVIVDEGQIDTAVRATHTAFDLDADEVEAVVYGGTGR
- a CDS encoding aspartate-semialdehyde dehydrogenase; translation: MSGLRIGVVGATGQVGVAMRQILAERDFPVEEIRFFSSPRSAGKVLDYRGTEVVVEDADSADPTGLDVALFSAGATASRALVPRFVEAGVIVVDNSSAFRKDPAIPLVVSEVNPEAAREVIETGRGIIANPNCTTMAAMPVLKPLHDEAGLVRLVASTYQAVSGSGVAGVEELATGIEAAGEKARELAYDGEAVAFPEPGVYRRTIAHNVLPFAGNLVDDGLNETDEEQKLRHESRKILGLPGLKVSGICVRVPVFTGHSLAINAEFERALSPERATELLAGAPGVELSEIPTPLQAAGKDPSYVGRIRADEGVDGGRGLALFISNDNLRKGAALNTVQIAELVAASRA
- a CDS encoding metallophosphoesterase; its protein translation is MALTPDSPPARRAARLLHRSVLGGLAVGAATTAYAAWEARRYVLRERTLPVLPAGARPLRLLHLTDLHMTPGQRAKQEWLAGLAGLRPDLVVDTGDNLAHRDAVPVVRDSLGPLLDVPGVFVHGSNDYFEPSFRNPVGYLLPDDGKRHTDVPELPWRELSRSFTDAGWLDLTNTRGRLRVGELDLAFAGVDDPHLGYDRLDDVAGPADPEADLRLGVTHAPYLRVLDALARDGYDAVLAGHTHGGQVCLPGGRALTTNCDLEPARARGVHRHPADSAPGQPGSTWMHVGAGLGTSPYARVRIACRPEAVLLTLVPIGEG
- a CDS encoding GatB/YqeY domain-containing protein produces the protein MSSLKDRLRADLTTAMKARDELRSSTLRMVLAAVTNAEVAGKTAKTLTDDEVIGVLTSETKKRREAAAAFADGGRAESAEREKAEAEVIAEYLPEQLSDAEVADIVSAAIESTGAGAEGMKAMGKVMGVVQPQVRGRADGGAVAAEVRRQLGA
- a CDS encoding transglycosylase domain-containing protein codes for the protein MSERPTSTRVLSHLGVMVVVSAVLGVLVAGLAIPFAGVVGVSARNVADTMDNLPEELETEQLSQRSTILDVDGNVLATLYDQNRVEVPLTQVSRKMVKAIVAVEDARFYQHGALDLQGTLRAFITNAAQDGTVQGGSSITQQLVKQTLVNQATTDEERAAAIDDTYARKLKELRYAVALEQNHTKDWILERYLNIAYFGDGAYGIQSAAKHFFNTNASKLNILQSATLAGLVRNPEGYDPTDNPERALQRRNVVLQRMNDVGILNAKRVDRLQSKPLKLDVQKFSNGCVFSAAPFFCDYVIQWLLKDDALGANKKERRSLLNTGGLTIRTTLDLDYQRGADTAVRERVYPRNNAIGALAMVEPGTGEVRALAQSRPMGADRDAGQTYLNYTVPRKYGDSGGFQPGSTFKAFVLAAAVEQGIALNTQIQAPQTRTFQQNEFKVCDGQNYASTQDYPVSNSTGEGTFNLYTGTQRSVNTFYIALSQQTGLCKPYKLAKQMGVVGLDDADKWMVPSFALGVASVSPLEMAEAYATFAARGLHCTSRPVTAIEDIAGNTLKEYPSKCRQVMENSTADAVNDVLRGVIEPGGFASAWQLDSPAAGKTGTTQDGKSVWFVGYTPKMAAAAMIAGANQSGTPISLTGQTVGPNYISSASGSGFAAPIWGTAMRNIMGELPNEDFVAPSASDVAGVPTTVPSVAGLSVDSATRQLEDAGFLVSYGGYVNSGYAEGLVAYSSPGGGAVVPSSSSVTLYQSNGRPPKPAKPSGNNNDKKNNGNGNGNGNGNGRGNGRGNGR